One genomic window of Streptomyces sp. WP-1 includes the following:
- a CDS encoding FAD-binding oxidoreductase: MSSSASSVVNGGISFWYTDDGLPAVREPLPGDATADVVIVGGGYTGLWTAYYLKKAAPFLRITVLEQKFCGYGASGRNGGWLYNGIAGRDRYAGLHGREAAVRLQQAMNDTVDEVIAVAGAEGIDADLHKGGVLEVATTPAQLARLRAFHEHELSYGEKDRELYGARETAERIRVADAVGSAWTPHGARLNPAKLVKGLAATVEALGVVIHEMTPVTEIRPKHAVTPYGTVRAPYVLRCTEGFTASLKGQKRTWLPMNSSMIATEPLTEEQWAAIGWAGRETLGDMAHAYMYAQRTADGRIALGGRGVPYRFGSRTDNDGRTQRATVEALRDILVRFFPSLAGVAVTHAWSGVLGVPRDWCATVTLDRATGLGWAGGYVGSGVATANLAARTLRDLVQQDSGQAGRTELTELPWVGHKVRKWEPEPLRWLGVHGMYATYHTADRRERRHPATESSRLAKVADRVAGRH; the protein is encoded by the coding sequence ATGAGCAGCTCGGCAAGCAGTGTCGTGAACGGTGGCATCTCCTTCTGGTACACGGACGACGGCCTCCCGGCGGTACGGGAACCGCTGCCCGGCGACGCCACCGCGGACGTGGTGATCGTCGGCGGCGGGTACACCGGCCTGTGGACCGCGTACTACCTGAAGAAGGCCGCGCCCTTCCTGCGGATCACCGTCCTGGAGCAGAAGTTCTGCGGATACGGCGCCTCCGGCCGCAACGGCGGCTGGCTGTACAACGGCATCGCGGGCCGCGACCGGTACGCCGGGCTGCACGGCCGGGAGGCCGCGGTCCGCCTCCAGCAGGCGATGAACGACACCGTGGACGAGGTGATCGCGGTCGCCGGGGCCGAGGGCATCGACGCCGACCTGCACAAGGGCGGCGTCCTGGAGGTGGCCACCACACCCGCGCAGCTGGCCCGGCTGCGGGCCTTCCACGAGCACGAGCTGTCGTACGGCGAGAAGGACCGGGAGCTGTACGGCGCCCGGGAGACGGCCGAGCGGATCCGGGTCGCGGACGCCGTCGGCTCCGCCTGGACCCCGCACGGCGCCCGGCTCAACCCGGCGAAGCTGGTGAAGGGCCTGGCGGCGACGGTCGAGGCGCTCGGCGTGGTGATCCACGAGATGACCCCGGTGACCGAGATCCGCCCCAAGCACGCCGTCACCCCCTACGGCACCGTCCGCGCCCCCTACGTGCTGCGCTGCACCGAGGGCTTCACCGCCTCCCTCAAGGGCCAGAAGCGGACCTGGCTGCCGATGAACTCCTCGATGATCGCCACCGAGCCGCTGACCGAGGAGCAGTGGGCGGCGATCGGCTGGGCGGGCCGCGAGACGCTGGGCGACATGGCGCACGCCTACATGTACGCGCAGCGCACCGCCGACGGCCGGATCGCGCTGGGCGGGCGCGGGGTGCCGTACCGCTTCGGCTCGCGCACGGACAACGACGGGCGCACCCAGCGGGCGACCGTCGAGGCGCTGCGGGACATCCTGGTGCGCTTCTTCCCGTCCCTGGCCGGGGTCGCCGTCACCCACGCCTGGTCCGGTGTGCTCGGGGTGCCGCGCGACTGGTGCGCCACCGTCACCCTCGACCGCGCCACCGGCCTCGGCTGGGCTGGCGGTTACGTCGGCTCCGGCGTCGCCACCGCCAACCTCGCCGCCCGCACCCTGCGCGACCTCGTCCAGCAGGACTCCGGGCAGGCCGGCCGCACCGAGCTGACCGAACTGCCCTGGGTCGGCCACAAGGTCCGCAAGTGGGAGCCCGAGCCCCTGCGCTGGCTCGGCGTCCACGGCATGTACGCCACCTACCACACGGCCGACCGCCGCGAGCGCCGCCACCCGGCGACGGAGTCCTCGCGGCTGGCGAAGGTGGCGGACCGGGTGGCCGGACGGCACTGA
- a CDS encoding MFS transporter, producing the protein MSIGRTGESRAAAEGTDPHRWWGLVVIALAQLMVVLDATIVNIALPSAQRALHMSDGNRQWVITAYTLAFGGLLLLGGRVADLVGRKRTFVTGLAGFAFASALGGAANGSGMLFGARALQGVFAALLAPSALSLLTTMFTDPRERGKAFGVYSALAGSGSAIGLIVGGVLTEYLTWRWCLYVNVPIAALAVFGAFALLHDRPGHRDVRLDVPGVLLGCGGLVAIVYGFGEAQPRGWSDPLVLALLAAGVLLLVAFVWWQARAPSPLLPLRILRDRDRAGCLLTMTFAVIGMFGLFLFMTYYLQVVLGYSPFRTGLAFLPMTAAIVAGSTQISARLLPHVPPRRLLVPGMLLATGGLLLLTRLTPHSSYAGEILPSLVLLGLGLGLTFMPVFATATAGVAPRDAGVTSATVNTAQQVGGSIGTALLNTIATTSAAAYVAARPHRPGAVPAGVVHGYTVAIAWAAVIMLVSALTAGLMVTAPAPKHGAPPTSAGASPAGRAPFRLVSRAGRRSSSR; encoded by the coding sequence ATGAGCATCGGCCGAACGGGTGAGTCCCGGGCCGCCGCGGAGGGTACGGATCCGCACCGCTGGTGGGGGCTGGTCGTCATCGCCCTGGCCCAGCTGATGGTGGTCCTGGACGCCACGATCGTGAACATCGCGCTCCCCTCCGCGCAGCGCGCCCTGCACATGTCCGACGGCAACCGGCAGTGGGTGATCACCGCGTACACCCTCGCCTTCGGCGGGCTGCTCCTGCTGGGCGGCCGGGTCGCCGATCTCGTGGGGCGAAAACGCACCTTCGTGACCGGTCTGGCCGGCTTCGCGTTCGCCTCCGCGCTCGGCGGGGCCGCGAACGGCTCCGGGATGCTCTTCGGCGCCCGCGCGCTGCAAGGGGTCTTCGCCGCCCTGCTCGCGCCCTCCGCGCTGTCCCTGCTGACCACGATGTTCACCGACCCCCGCGAGCGCGGCAAGGCGTTCGGGGTCTACAGCGCGCTGGCGGGCAGCGGTTCGGCGATCGGGCTGATCGTCGGCGGGGTGCTCACCGAGTACCTGACCTGGCGCTGGTGCCTGTACGTCAACGTGCCCATCGCGGCGCTCGCGGTCTTCGGCGCGTTCGCGCTGCTGCACGACCGGCCGGGCCACCGGGACGTCCGGCTCGACGTGCCCGGAGTGCTGCTGGGCTGCGGGGGCCTGGTCGCGATCGTCTACGGCTTCGGCGAGGCCCAGCCGCGCGGCTGGTCGGACCCGCTGGTGCTCGCGCTGCTGGCGGCCGGGGTGCTGCTGCTCGTGGCGTTCGTGTGGTGGCAGGCGCGGGCGCCGAGTCCCCTGCTGCCGCTGCGGATCCTGCGCGACCGGGACCGGGCGGGCTGCCTGCTGACGATGACGTTCGCGGTGATCGGCATGTTCGGGCTGTTCCTGTTCATGACCTACTACCTCCAGGTCGTCCTCGGCTACTCGCCGTTCCGCACGGGCCTGGCGTTCCTGCCGATGACCGCCGCGATCGTCGCCGGGTCCACCCAGATCTCCGCGCGGCTGCTGCCCCATGTGCCGCCCCGGCGGCTGCTGGTGCCGGGCATGCTGCTGGCGACCGGCGGGCTGCTGCTGCTCACCCGGCTGACCCCGCACTCCTCCTACGCCGGGGAGATCCTGCCCTCCCTGGTGCTGCTGGGGCTCGGCCTGGGGCTGACCTTCATGCCGGTGTTCGCCACGGCGACGGCGGGGGTCGCGCCACGGGACGCCGGGGTCACCTCCGCGACCGTCAACACGGCCCAGCAGGTCGGCGGTTCGATCGGTACGGCGCTGCTCAACACGATCGCCACCACCAGCGCCGCCGCCTATGTCGCCGCCCGCCCGCACCGGCCCGGCGCGGTCCCGGCCGGGGTCGTGCACGGCTACACCGTGGCCATCGCCTGGGCCGCCGTGATCATGCTGGTCTCCGCCCTGACCGCGGGCCTGATGGTGACCGCGCCGGCCCCGAAGCACGGCGCCCCGCCGACGAGCGCCGGGGCGTCGCCTGCGGGGCGTGCCCCGTTCCGGCTCGTCAGTCGAGCGGGACGTCGAAGTTCTTCGCGGTGA
- a CDS encoding nitrous oxide reductase family maturation protein NosD, producing the protein MKRCHIAYAASAVAALVGSGIGLGASPAAALHQTLVVHRGESIQKAVNSARPGDTVLVLPGTYKESVTIGTPRVTLRGLGPATVIEPAAKTTAGTAPGKNTKATKSCAEGGNGICVIGTRTTNVEGVTVADLKVTGFSRAGVFGMATDTMTVRGVQAVKNAVWGIAQERSVHGHIVGNYAQGNGDAGVFLANTITEEAGALDTRRTVIDHNRLEGNRIGVTVRRLRNLSVAENYIAGNCAGVFVVGDENKPKAGDLEVAFNDVTANNKSCPKTDRLPAIQGSGIVLTGTEKTVVDGNRVTNNSGKSPLSGGIVLFKSFVGVTNDHNRVSGNALARNAPADLVNTETKGIGNTFDHNACRVSKPAGLC; encoded by the coding sequence ATGAAGAGATGTCACATCGCTTACGCCGCGAGTGCCGTCGCGGCCCTCGTCGGTTCGGGAATCGGTCTGGGCGCCTCCCCCGCGGCCGCCCTCCACCAGACCCTCGTGGTCCACCGGGGTGAATCGATCCAGAAGGCCGTGAACAGCGCGCGGCCCGGCGACACCGTGCTGGTGCTCCCCGGCACCTACAAGGAGAGCGTCACCATCGGCACGCCGCGGGTCACCCTGCGCGGGCTGGGACCGGCCACGGTGATCGAGCCCGCCGCGAAGACGACGGCGGGCACGGCGCCCGGCAAGAACACCAAGGCCACCAAGAGCTGCGCCGAGGGCGGCAACGGCATCTGTGTGATCGGCACCAGGACGACGAACGTCGAGGGCGTCACCGTCGCCGATCTGAAGGTGACCGGCTTCAGCCGCGCCGGGGTGTTCGGCATGGCGACGGACACCATGACCGTACGGGGCGTCCAGGCCGTCAAGAACGCCGTGTGGGGCATCGCCCAGGAGCGTTCCGTGCACGGGCACATCGTCGGCAACTACGCGCAGGGCAACGGCGACGCGGGCGTCTTCCTCGCCAACACCATCACCGAGGAGGCCGGCGCCCTCGACACCCGGCGGACGGTGATCGACCACAACCGGCTGGAGGGCAACCGCATCGGCGTCACCGTGCGGCGGCTGCGCAACCTCTCGGTGGCCGAGAACTACATCGCGGGCAACTGCGCCGGGGTGTTCGTCGTCGGCGACGAGAACAAGCCGAAGGCCGGTGACCTGGAGGTCGCCTTCAACGACGTCACCGCGAACAACAAGTCCTGCCCCAAGACCGACCGGCTGCCCGCCATCCAGGGCTCCGGCATCGTGCTGACCGGCACCGAGAAGACCGTGGTGGACGGCAACCGGGTCACCAACAACTCGGGCAAGTCCCCGCTGTCGGGCGGCATCGTGCTGTTCAAGAGCTTCGTGGGCGTCACCAACGACCACAACCGCGTCAGCGGCAACGCGCTGGCCCGCAACGCCCCCGCGGACCTGGTGAACACCGAGACCAAGGGCATCGGCAACACCTTCGACCACAACGCCTGCCGGGTCTCCAAGCCCGCCGGCCTGTGCTGA
- a CDS encoding pentapeptide repeat-containing protein, which translates to MARGTTGGSRMGRGARRPELRLPPLVPWAGDGLEPDGDYDGLEFADADLTGQDAAGARFMDCALRGCAVDGTKLRHARVLDTALTAPRGVGTDLSEATLRDVELTEARLGGTQLHGAVLERVVVRGGKIDYLNLRMARLRDVVFESCVLVEPDFGSARLERVEFVDCALKGADFTGATLKDVDLRGAAPLEIARGLDRLSGAVIGTGQLLDLAPALAAALGIRVE; encoded by the coding sequence ATGGCGAGGGGAACGACCGGCGGGAGCCGGATGGGACGGGGCGCACGGCGGCCGGAGCTGCGACTGCCGCCGCTGGTGCCGTGGGCCGGCGACGGTCTGGAGCCCGACGGGGACTACGACGGGCTGGAGTTCGCGGACGCGGACCTCACGGGCCAGGACGCGGCGGGCGCCCGGTTCATGGACTGCGCGCTGCGCGGCTGCGCGGTCGACGGCACGAAGCTGCGGCACGCCCGCGTGCTGGACACCGCGCTCACCGCCCCGCGCGGGGTCGGCACGGATCTGTCCGAGGCCACCCTGCGCGATGTGGAGCTGACCGAGGCGCGCCTCGGCGGCACCCAGCTGCACGGCGCGGTGCTGGAGCGGGTCGTGGTGCGCGGCGGCAAGATCGACTACCTGAATCTGCGCATGGCCCGGCTGCGGGACGTGGTCTTCGAGTCCTGCGTCCTGGTCGAACCGGACTTCGGCAGCGCGCGCCTGGAGCGGGTGGAGTTCGTGGACTGCGCGCTGAAGGGGGCCGACTTCACCGGGGCCACGCTGAAGGACGTCGATCTGCGCGGCGCCGCCCCGCTGGAGATCGCCCGGGGCCTCGACCGGCTGTCCGGCGCGGTGATCGGCACCGGCCAGCTGCTCGACCTGGCACCGGCGCTGGCGGCCGCGCTCGGGATACGCGTGGAGTGA
- a CDS encoding methyltransferase, which translates to MTTAETAPPNTATAQAPTAPPPPMRLRELVFGAALSAAVRAAARLGVPDALGDTPQSAEALAAEVHAEPKPLRRMLRALACYGVFTERPDGTFAHTDMSRLLREDDPNSLRAIALWCTEPWTWAAWPKLDEAVRSGRNVVEGLFGKEFFTYLNEDAPESADVFNRAMTRSSEQSAREVAALLDLSGSASVADLGGGQGHVVACLLDKYPQMRGSLLDLPRVVENALPRLREGGDLAGRAQIVPGDVREAIPVKADVYIIKNILEWDDESTARLLHNVVQAGGPGTRVIVIENLVDDTPSMRFSTAMDLLLLLNVGGAKHTTDSMVSRLTAAGLAVDTVRPVNPYLHAFECHVSA; encoded by the coding sequence ATGACCACCGCTGAGACGGCACCGCCGAACACGGCCACCGCCCAGGCCCCGACCGCCCCGCCCCCGCCGATGCGGCTGCGCGAACTCGTCTTCGGGGCGGCCCTGTCCGCCGCCGTACGGGCCGCCGCCCGCCTCGGCGTGCCGGACGCCCTCGGGGACACCCCGCAGAGCGCCGAGGCCCTGGCGGCCGAGGTGCACGCCGAACCCAAGCCGCTGCGCCGCATGCTGCGGGCCCTGGCCTGCTACGGCGTCTTCACCGAGCGGCCCGACGGCACCTTCGCGCACACCGACATGTCCCGGCTGCTGCGCGAGGACGACCCGAACAGCCTGCGCGCCATCGCGCTGTGGTGCACCGAACCGTGGACCTGGGCCGCCTGGCCCAAGCTGGACGAGGCGGTGCGCAGCGGCCGCAACGTGGTGGAGGGCCTGTTCGGCAAGGAGTTCTTCACCTACCTGAACGAGGACGCGCCGGAGTCCGCGGACGTCTTCAACCGGGCGATGACCCGGTCCAGCGAGCAGTCGGCGCGGGAGGTCGCGGCCCTGCTCGACCTGTCGGGGTCCGCGTCCGTCGCCGACCTCGGCGGCGGCCAGGGGCATGTGGTGGCCTGCCTGCTGGACAAGTACCCGCAGATGCGGGGCAGTCTGCTGGACCTGCCCCGGGTGGTGGAGAACGCGCTGCCGAGGCTGCGCGAGGGCGGCGACCTGGCCGGCCGCGCGCAGATCGTGCCGGGCGACGTCCGCGAGGCGATCCCGGTCAAGGCGGACGTCTACATCATCAAGAACATCCTGGAGTGGGACGACGAGAGCACGGCCCGGCTGCTGCACAACGTCGTCCAGGCGGGCGGGCCCGGGACCCGGGTGATCGTCATCGAGAACCTCGTCGACGACACCCCGTCGATGCGGTTCAGCACCGCGATGGACCTGCTGCTGCTCCTCAACGTCGGCGGGGCCAAGCACACCACCGACAGCATGGTGAGCCGGCTCACCGCGGCGGGCCTCGCCGTGGACACCGTCCGGCCGGTGAACCCGTACCTGCACGCGTTCGAGTGCCATGTGAGCGCGTGA
- a CDS encoding SRPBCC family protein, with amino-acid sequence MAGHTQNEITVAAPLDLVWDMTNDLERWPQLFSEYAAVEVLKREGEKTTFRLTMHPDENGTVWSWVSEREPDRATRTVRARRVETGPFAHMDIHWAYEEVPAGTRMVWTQDFAMKPEAPVDDDWMTDNINKNSKVQMALIRDKIEKAAAGHRPAPALAD; translated from the coding sequence ATGGCAGGGCACACCCAGAACGAGATCACCGTCGCGGCCCCGCTCGACCTGGTCTGGGACATGACCAACGATCTGGAGCGCTGGCCCCAGCTGTTCAGCGAGTACGCGGCCGTCGAGGTGCTCAAGCGGGAGGGCGAGAAGACCACCTTCCGGCTCACCATGCACCCGGACGAGAACGGGACCGTCTGGAGCTGGGTCTCCGAGCGCGAGCCCGACCGCGCCACCCGCACCGTCCGGGCGCGCCGGGTGGAGACCGGTCCGTTCGCCCACATGGACATCCACTGGGCCTACGAGGAGGTCCCGGCCGGCACCCGCATGGTGTGGACGCAGGACTTCGCGATGAAGCCGGAGGCCCCGGTCGACGACGACTGGATGACCGACAACATCAACAAGAACTCCAAGGTCCAGATGGCCCTGATCCGCGACAAGATCGAGAAGGCCGCCGCCGGACACCGGCCCGCCCCGGCGCTCGCCGACTGA
- a CDS encoding rhomboid-like protein, translating into MTRAGRLRRGLGAVAAYVRSAPGTYVWLAVLFVTTVAVHHMSPGFEQHFLRRRSTNIHELSRTPLRVLVTSAMWIDGGRWLPYAFLYTVFHAPAERWLGTARWLVVCAAAHVLASLVSEGLLLKAIRDGIAPHSAVYTLDIGVSYALAGVIGVLTYRLTAPWRYAYLAVAAVVFALPLTETPTFTDTGHFLALLIGLACYPLTRGRGKAWNPKETLTALKG; encoded by the coding sequence GTGACCCGGGCCGGCCGCCTCCGCCGTGGACTCGGGGCGGTCGCGGCCTATGTCCGCAGCGCCCCGGGCACCTACGTCTGGCTGGCGGTCCTGTTCGTCACCACCGTCGCGGTGCACCACATGTCGCCCGGGTTCGAGCAGCACTTCCTGCGCCGCAGGTCCACCAACATCCACGAGCTGTCCCGCACCCCGCTGCGGGTGCTGGTCACCAGCGCGATGTGGATCGACGGCGGGCGCTGGCTGCCGTACGCGTTCCTGTACACGGTCTTCCACGCCCCGGCCGAGCGCTGGCTCGGCACCGCCCGCTGGCTCGTGGTGTGCGCGGCGGCCCATGTGCTCGCGTCCCTGGTCAGCGAGGGCCTGCTGCTGAAGGCGATCCGGGACGGCATCGCGCCCCACTCGGCGGTGTACACCCTTGACATCGGCGTCAGTTACGCCCTGGCCGGCGTCATCGGCGTCCTCACCTACCGCCTTACGGCCCCCTGGCGCTACGCCTACCTCGCCGTCGCCGCCGTCGTCTTCGCGCTGCCCCTGACCGAGACGCCCACCTTCACCGACACCGGACATTTCCTCGCGCTGCTGATCGGCCTGGCCTGCTATCCGCTGACCAGAGGCCGCGGAAAAGCATGGAATCCGAAGGAGACACTGACCGCGCTCAAGGGTTAG
- a CDS encoding TcmI family type II polyketide cyclase — MHQALIVARMAPGSAPDIAKIFEESDRGELPHLVGVTRRSLFQFGDVYMHLIESEREPGPAIAKVTEHPEFRGVSERLTAYVSAYDPETWRSPKDAMARRFYLWERS; from the coding sequence GTGCACCAGGCCCTGATCGTCGCCCGGATGGCCCCGGGCTCGGCCCCCGACATCGCGAAGATCTTCGAGGAGTCCGACCGGGGGGAGCTGCCCCACCTCGTGGGCGTCACCCGGCGCAGCCTCTTCCAGTTCGGCGATGTGTACATGCACCTCATCGAGTCCGAGCGCGAGCCCGGCCCGGCCATCGCCAAGGTCACCGAACACCCCGAGTTCCGGGGCGTCAGCGAACGGCTGACGGCATACGTCAGCGCGTACGACCCGGAGACCTGGCGCTCCCCCAAGGACGCGATGGCGCGCCGCTTCTACCTCTGGGAGCGCTCCTGA